Within the Medicago truncatula cultivar Jemalong A17 chromosome 4, MtrunA17r5.0-ANR, whole genome shotgun sequence genome, the region CATTCATTTGCGTGATAGATTTATTAAAAGAATTGTGAATTTACCTCATGTATTTTGATAGAGAAATTTAACCTTGAGATTAGCTTAGTTTTAAATAGTGTAATTGCCGCCGAACTTGACAACGTAAACTTGTGATCTAAGTAGAAGCCTTAAGATGTTGGAATGTCCTTTATTATGtgtcaaaaaagaaatagtgtgattgaaaaaaaaaatcattgatttaATTATATCTTAAGATGTGGTGTGTTATGAAAATATAACGAAAGAATGACATGACAATACAATATttaatatccctaaaaaaaaatacaatatttagtAGAAGAGTTCTTGATTTTATAgagttaaataattttatattaattaaaactaagattgaaatatacacatatactatcactaaaaaaagaaaagaaatatatacatatacatttaTATGAGCATAAATTGTTTTGGAGACTAAACTTTTCttgttaaaaattgaaatgtgtTTGTAAAgtttaattcaataaataatgtcgAGATTGTTATACTAAATATTTCATGTGATATTAAAGTTTAGATTTATAATATCTGATCTATATGTCTTCATTTTTATTGACGTTTATAGTTTCACCTACGTTTAAAATTACTATAAAAGTTAGAATACAAAGTTTATTAGCATCTAACCAGCTCTACACAACTGAATCTACAATCTTTTCCTTCCTTTAAATAATCTCAACATCTCTCAATTCTTATTTGCctcttaacaaaataaaaaccataGAATTAGTGACACTTACTTACTCATCGTGTCTATTATATTTCAAAGTTCTAAAATGGAACTATGTTCCTCAAAACAGCCATCCACAACAACACTCTCAATAACtacattcatcttcttcttcctcctcctcctctcaCTCCCACACTCCACTTTTGCTTCTTCTCCCAATGACTTTGTTGGTTCATCCCTCAGAGTTTCTACCGCCAAATTTGCCAACTCTGCTGAAGAAGTTATCACCGTTTTACAAAAAGTCATCTCTATTTTATCACGCTTCACTAATGTCTTTGGTCACTCTCGCACCTCAAACGCCGTTTCGGATTGCCTCGATTTACTTGACATGTCCTTAGACCAACTTAACCAGTCCATTTCCGCTGCTCAAAAGCCCAAAGGTGCTATTAATATCTATACAACATTGACGCAGAGACATGACACAACACTGATACAACGTGACATATAGTTTTATTCAatcacttctattttttttaacattgttAGTGTTGGGTCATGAGGGGAGCGCAGGAGTCATTGTATTGGTCAATGCTCTCCTCACGACCCAATAATTACATGTGTGTCAGTGTCATACTCGGTGTCTGTGTGGTGCCAGCGGTATCAGTTCCTCTGTTTATTCTATTCTTCTTTCCATTGTGATCACTTTAGCTAATTGTTTTGTTCCACAGAGAAGGATAACAGCACAGGAAAACTAAACTGTGATCTAAGGACATGGCTGAGTGCTGTTCTTGTGTATCCAGACACATGTATAGAAGGATTAGAAGGTTCAATTGTAAAGGGTCTTATATCCTCTGGTCTCGATCATGTAATGTCCTTGGTGGCGAATCTTCTTGGTGAAGTAGTTTCCGGCAATGATGATCAACTCGCAACCAACAAGGATCGATTTCCTTCGTGGATCAGAGATGAGGACACAAAGTTGTTGCAGGCAAATGGTGTGACGGCTGATGCTGTTGTGGCTGCTGATGGAAGTGGAGACTACGCTAAGGTGATGGATGCCGTATCGGCAGCACCTGAAAGCAGCATGAAAAGATatgtaatatatgtgaaaaaaggtgtttatgttgaaaatgttgagattaagaagaagaaatggaaTATCATGTTGATTGGTGAAGGCATGGATGCTACTATCATCTCCGGCAGTCGGAATTATGTGGACGGTTCGACAACTTTCCGGTCAGCTACCTTTGGTAAGAATGATTACATTCACACCCCTTTACAGTAttgatattattaatttatcttttgcttttctttttcttttcatttttctttgcagaactttttgaaaaaaaaataataagggaACTGATGCATCAGGTTGCATTGGGTTATGATAGAATATTCTGTTCCATGTTTAAGGAAGCTAAAAACAAGAGCTTGATTTAAAAGCTAAACATAATAAAATGTGGAAAATTAAAGGAACAAATCAGTGGTAGTGATATTTtactaactttttttaatttacataagatattttaaaaagctgttaaatatttatttgctATTTTAGTATAATGAAAAACTGGAAACTTACTTGGCTTTTTCTTACGAAGAAATTTATTGGCTAATGTACTACAATGAAAATTTACTTGGCTTTaactaatagtaataattaacctaataatatttttttaggaaaaaactATTGTTTTGCTTTTGGAATCAAAGATCATTTGCactcattttttaattacattttttttggaataaaataTGACCCAATAAGTGCCAACTTTAGGCTTGCAATTAAACAGCATGTGGTGCTTTTCTAATTTGAACTGCAAGTGATCTAAATTTGTATACCATAATACTAGTTTTGGCTTGTATTAAGCAAATTAAGTCATAATCCATGTCTGCATATAATTGGTACCTTTTAAAGGATCACTGTGATGACATGGACTCCATGAATCAAAGATCTATGATATGAGTAACAATCACCCCATAAAATTCAAGGAAGTGTTTAATACAATTTCAACACCCAACATTCAAGAATCAAGAGTCTCACTAGGGTCCTATTATTGTAAACATTAACTAACATAATGCATACATATAACTAACTAATAATAAGCAACATTAAATTAGCATGTGCTGCAATTATAATTTTCTTGATCTTCATTAGTGAAATGCAAGTCTCACCCGATTATCATATCTTAATTTTCATTACAATTTCTTCTTTATGTATGGGCATGTGCAGCTGTAAGTGGTAGAGGGTTCATAGCACGCGACATTTCATTTCAGAACACCGCAGGTGCCGAGAAGCACCAAGCAGTGGCGTTAAGATCAGACTCTGACCTCTCAGTATTTTATCGGTGTGGGATATTCGGTTATCAAGATAGCCTATATACTCACACCATGCGTCAGTTCTACCGTGAATGCAAAATTAGTGGTACTGTGGATTTCATCTTTGGAGACGCCACGGCTGTGTTCCAAAACTGTCAAATACTAGCCAAGAAAGGGATGCCTAAACAAAAGAACACTGTTACTGCTCAAGGACGAAAAGACCCGAACCAACCAACTGGTTTCTCCTTCCAATTTTGCAACATTTCCGCAGATTCTGACCTTCTACCATCGGTCACAACCATCCCAACATACCTTGGTAGACCCTGGAAGACTTATTCGCGAACAATTTTTATGCAATCCTACATGAGTGACGCAATAAGGCCAGAAGGGTGGTTAGAGTGGAACGGTAATTTTGCTTTGAACACATTGTACTACGCTGAATACATGAACTCTGGACCGGGTGCCGGGGTAGCTAACCGGGTGAAATGGTCAGGATACCATGTATTGAATGATTCGAGTGAGGCTACTAAATTCACTGTGGCTCAATTTATTGAGGGGAATCTTTGGTTACCTTCCACCGGTGTAACTTACACTTCTGGTTTGAAAGTGTAAAGTAAATTTAACTTGACAAATTAATTCATGTATGtctaaatataatattgtatttAGTGATTAAAAGAGTTGTTGTAATTCACAACGGTTCTTGGTATTGTATCAAAGAAAAAGTATGTAAAAGCAAAAGGACACGGGTTACTGTTAACCCCAGTTAATTAGCACTTGATTATTGGATGTTTTCAGTTCACATTCAAAAGAGCCAACTCTGTGCAACAAGAGGGACACATTCACATTCAAGTTTATTCTAAGTACTTGGCAAAAATTTGAGCATGATCTTCAACATACTTCTGTATATGCGTGTGTgtgaattttaaaatgaataatgcTGAATCTAGCAAGAGAAATGATGATTCGCTACATATAGCACTGCCGTTTTAAATAAAGTGGTTTTGGATTTTTGTGATGCTTCGTGAAATGATGATTCGCTACATATAGCACTACCGCGATCGACATATTCATGTACTAGAGAGATTTGATCTTAATAACATTGATGAGATTGAGCATTTGGCAAAATTTAATCTGTTGAAGGAGATTGTTTATTAATTAGGCGTGGACGGCATGGTGGCAAATCATAGTCATCATTTTTATTGGGTATCCTTATTGTATGTGTAAGCTAGGGTATATATTATACTTTCTCCGTTCCATACTAACTGAGCCATTTGCAAAAAAGGGTTCCAAAGTAActgagtcatttcactttttaatacaatattaattacttttttccttttataactctaattaatattatttcatcattttcaattcaatatatttcactttacatttatgatagtggagaatgcaccaataccaaaaacaaaaattagatatatttaaaaaagaaaaatgaaaacggGCTTGGGCGCGGACTTGGGAGTAGGGATGTGCATttagcagcagcagcagcagcaataaGGAAAAGACGGTGTAGTGATTTAAAAAGCCCATAATATTCTGATCACAATCTACTCCGATCCGTTTTCTTCTTATTATATCACTCACATCAATTCAATTTCCCTCCAACATTTTCTGAACCCTAACATTACCACAGCAACGATGATCTTATTCCTTGATTAATATGGTGAGTGTGTTCACAAACTACTTCCAAAATGAGATCGAAacattagaaaaattaaatgtcCTATCAACTCTGGTATAAATACTGCTAGCCTATACCCCTTTGCTTCCTAGAGTAATTAATTAAAGTATTCTTAGTACTGCAGTCTATTCCTTCTGCAGCCCATTTTGGAAGCAGATGGAACCTTTCTTCTGCTTGATACCTTAGGAAGATACTACTTAGTAGTTAGTACTTACTGAAAGCAGAAGgtactaaatattttttcattgatattttaaagacATTAATTTGGTCACGACGCTTCCAAATGAATCTTGATAGAAATTAGTAAATTGCATCAATGTTTAGATTTTTGTGATGGTGTCCATAATATCTTCATTGCACATTCACTATATCAAGTTTAAGTAATTATTGATGAGGAAGACCTTGTTGTGTTATTGTATGTGGATACTCGTAGATTCTGTTTTGTCCCCAACTACTAAGCTAAGTGTATTGGCTCCTTTTGTTTTAGAGATGCATTTGAtgttaaaatttctaaaaatacaCTCTGTCCAGATTTtaaagaaatgaataaaaacaaGAGAAATGTTGGATTCAGCAACAACAATCTTCCTTGTTTTCCGCCAAGGTAAGAGAGTAAAACGGCAAGCAATTAAAGAATTTACACGATCGGGATGTTTTCGCTATGAAAAATTCGCACTATATATATAACACTCCTGTAAAAACAATCAtcaaaaaaaacaagattatgGATGAGTCAAACACTAGTGTCATTCTCACAAGATGATATGTTTTCTTCATCAGGTTCAACCATGcatccaacattttttttattcaagtttggataataattcaataatgtgtCACAcgttttcttttgatttttctttgctGGTCGGCAGGCTCTTATCAAGACAGGACGATGACCTTTACAAAACTTGGCCATGCAGGTTTCCATATTCATGcaacattcttttttattaaaaatcaattcaacgGATGCCAACTTGTTTAGAGTTGTTATTTTGAGCTTAACTCTACAAATTTAGCAAAGTtcttttcaaattctcctcctCCTACAACAACTACTAATGTTATTCTTTTTTGACAATACAACTCTACTAATATTATCTATATAGGTTGATCAGATTAGGACCGGTCCCACACTTATTAAGGCCTAAGTAAACTCTAAAAGAACTATTGACAAAAAAGATATAGACCTTGTAAACTCTAAAAGAAATTAATGACAAAAATGATAGAGACcttttttattgtaattttaccTTTCTTACTTGAgatgcaaaatattttagaacCAAGCAAGTCAATTGTGACGTCATTTAGTtgttatattaaatatttgtattatttatgCCTTTTAACCGCTTGGAACCTTGGACACGAGACCGGCCTtgaatctgatttttttttgttcatatcaTATAATCTGAACATAGTTTTCATTATAAAAACCTAAATCTTGTATTTCTCATATTTACATAACATCATTAATCATTAACATATAATATTAAgaagttataattgaaaatgacgaaaaataatcaaattctcatctattatatattataattttttaaacgtTGTTATTACTAGCAGTCAATCATAAACCTTATTATTCCATTGCTTTGAACATAAACAAGGTTTTTTTTATCAGGTCATAAAAGAGAAGGCAAACATAAaatgttgacaaaaaaaatgtaagttttAAATAggattttagtccctacaataatattgttatttgatattagtctttaaaagtttttttttgtttttgtttagatCATGTCTttgcaaattaaaaaattatttttagtcctttttaattttatttttttcaaacatcGAAGGATCTTCCAAcactttaattgtttttttagtcTTTGACAACATATGTTGTGTAATAAAATCGCACCATTAGACCCAATAAGCTGACGTCATGGACTAAAACAATATAGTTTTTTAATttgcaaatatttttaaatccaAACGATTTTTCATTATAGAGACTAAAGGGAGTGTTTGGTTCCGCGTCATATTTGCAAATATCGCGCCCCAATGCTAGTAGTTCTGCCACAATTTTGTAAACGATATTCTAGCTTCTTGCTCACGGCTGcgtcaaaaaaatatagattgtTTTGACaagacttttcttttttattgaacattttattttatttaagtgaTAGTTCAATGTTCTAGGCTATGAGTATAGCAGCCTTGGATCCCTCTAATTTTCTTCCCCTATAAATAAACTCAACATCTCTCAATTGTTATTTgcctttcaacaaaataaaaaccataGTATTGGTGACACTCGTCGTGTCTATTACATTTCAAAGTTCTAAAATGGAACTATGTTCCTCAAAACAGCCATCCACAACAACACTCTCAATAACctcattcatcttcttcttcctacTCCTCTCACTCCCTCACTCCACATCTGCTTCTTCTCCCAATAACTTTGTTGGTTCATCCCTCAGAGTTTCTCCCACCAAATTTTCCAACTCTGCCAATGAAGTTAAAACCGTTTTACAAAAAGTCACCTCCATTTTATCAACCTTCACCTACACCTTCAGCCATCACTCAAATGCCATTTCCGATTGCCTCGATTTACTCGACATGTCCTCCGACCAACTTAGTTGGTCTGTTTCCGCTACTCAGAATCCCAAAGGTACAATTAATATCTATAAAACATTAACACAGacagacacacacacataaCACATTGTAAATAGACAAAATACACCAGACAGACACAAATAACATACAGTACTACTAAAACTAATACGTTGACACATATAATAATTTGTAAATAAACTAAATGTGCTATAAAATCCTCTGTACAGGGAAGAATAACAGTACTGGAAATCTAAGCTCTGATCTAAGAACATGGCTCAGTGCTGTTCTTGTGAATACAGACACTTGTTTAGAAGGATTACAAGGATTACAAAGTACATTTGCAAAGAGTGATGTATCAAGCGGTCTTGATCGTGTATTGTCATTGGTGAAGAAGAATCTTTTTGAAGTAGTCCTCAGCAACGATCAACTTGCAACTGCTACCTCCGAAGATAGATTTCCTTCGTGGATTAACGACGGAGACAAGAAGTTTTTTGAGGCAAATGAAACGACTGCTGATGCTATTGTGGCGGCTGATGGGAGTGGGAACTACACTACAGTGATGGATGCCGTATTGGCAGCACCTAAATTCAGCATGAGAAGATATGTTATATATGTGAAAAAAGGTGTATATGTTGAGAATGTTGAGATTGATAGGAAGAAAtggaatattatgatgattggTGAAGGTATGGATGCTACTATTATCTCCGGTAGTCGGAATCGTGTGGATGGTTGGACTACTTTCCGATCAGCTACCTTTGGTAAGATTGCATTTACAGTATCATACctattttctcttttccttttttttagaaacttttggaaaaagtaATAAGGGAAATGAGGCATCAAATATGGTGAAATTTGAAAAGTTGCATTAGCTTCTAAATATTTTGTTCCATGTTAAAAGAAAGGATAAAAACAAGAGTGTGGTTTAACAGTTATACATAAATGTTGAAAAAGAACAAATCGGTGGTTGTGATATTTAATAACTTTTGTTTTACCTCAGTAGGGCCTTATTATTGTAAACATTAACTGACATAATGCATGCCATCTAACTAAGTGCTACTCCGATTTTATAAAATTgggtcaacaaaaattgatgtatttggtccaaATTTTGAACAAGatacattcatttttattaatcaaactttctcttatatataTGATTGGAGAGATTAATAAGTAACATTATATTATCATGTTCTGCaattataattttcttaatcTTCAATAGCTGAAATGTAAGTCAGGTTCAATTCTCACaccttaattttcattttattttcttctttatgtATGGACATGTGCAGCTGTTAATGGTAGAGGGTTCATAGCATGCAACATTTCATTTCAAAACACCGCAGGTCCCGAGAAGGAACAAGCAGTGGCTTTAAGATCGGACTCTGACCTCTCTGTATTTTATCGGTGTGGGATATTCGGTTATCAAGATAGCCTATATACCCATACACAGCGCCAATTCTACAAAGCGTGTAAAATCACTGGTACGGTGGATTTCATTTTTGGAAATGGCACAGTTATGTTCCAGAATTGCGAAATTCTAGCCAAGAAAGGGATGCAAGGACAAAAGAATACTGTCGCGGCCCATGGACGAACAGACCCGAACGTAACAACCGGTTTCTCCTTCCAATTCTGCAACATTTCAGCAGACTTTGACCTTCTACCTTTTATTGCAACCATCCGAACATACCTTGGTAGACCTTGGAGGCCTTATTCGCGAACAATTTTCATGCAATCCTATATGAGTAACGCGATAAGTCCCGAAGGGTGGCTAGAGTACAATGGAAGTGTTGGTTTGGATACATTGTACTACAGTGAATACATGAACTCC harbors:
- the LOC11444095 gene encoding pectinesterase/pectinesterase inhibitor PPE8B, with amino-acid sequence MELCSSKQPSTTTLSITTFIFFFLLLLSLPHSTFASSPNDFVGSSLRVSTAKFANSAEEVITVLQKVISILSRFTNVFGHSRTSNAVSDCLDLLDMSLDQLNQSISAAQKPKEKDNSTGKLNCDLRTWLSAVLVYPDTCIEGLEGSIVKGLISSGLDHVMSLVANLLGEVVSGNDDQLATNKDRFPSWIRDEDTKLLQANGVTADAVVAADGSGDYAKVMDAVSAAPESSMKRYVIYVKKGVYVENVEIKKKKWNIMLIGEGMDATIISGSRNYVDGSTTFRSATFAVSGRGFIARDISFQNTAGAEKHQAVALRSDSDLSVFYRCGIFGYQDSLYTHTMRQFYRECKISGTVDFIFGDATAVFQNCQILAKKGMPKQKNTVTAQGRKDPNQPTGFSFQFCNISADSDLLPSVTTIPTYLGRPWKTYSRTIFMQSYMSDAIRPEGWLEWNGNFALNTLYYAEYMNSGPGAGVANRVKWSGYHVLNDSSEATKFTVAQFIEGNLWLPSTGVTYTSGLKV
- the LOC11445254 gene encoding pectinesterase/pectinesterase inhibitor PPE8B codes for the protein MELCSSKQPSTTTLSITSFIFFFLLLSLPHSTSASSPNNFVGSSLRVSPTKFSNSANEVKTVLQKVTSILSTFTYTFSHHSNAISDCLDLLDMSSDQLSWSVSATQNPKGKNNSTGNLSSDLRTWLSAVLVNTDTCLEGLQGLQSTFAKSDVSSGLDRVLSLVKKNLFEVVLSNDQLATATSEDRFPSWINDGDKKFFEANETTADAIVAADGSGNYTTVMDAVLAAPKFSMRRYVIYVKKGVYVENVEIDRKKWNIMMIGEGMDATIISGSRNRVDGWTTFRSATFAVNGRGFIACNISFQNTAGPEKEQAVALRSDSDLSVFYRCGIFGYQDSLYTHTQRQFYKACKITGTVDFIFGNGTVMFQNCEILAKKGMQGQKNTVAAHGRTDPNVTTGFSFQFCNISADFDLLPFIATIRTYLGRPWRPYSRTIFMQSYMSNAISPEGWLEYNGSVGLDTLYYSEYMNSGPGAGVANRVKWSGYHVMNDSSEAEKFTVAQFILGDLWLPSAGVTYTAGLTV